A part of Sulfurimonas sp. HSL-1716 genomic DNA contains:
- the secF gene encoding protein translocase subunit SecF, giving the protein MEFFRYTRPFNFMGRSKIAIAISIILVLSSYAMLATKGLNYGIDFAGGTIVQVKYKGAAPIDKMREQLKSNPLYDGASITEFGSPQEVVIRMKTSSSSVGQDIGDVTRAALKGSGDFEIRRVDIVGPKVGSELREKGVMSLVLAILGILVYVAFRFEWRFAVASVAALVHDVSISLGAISLVGLDVNLDVLAAVLTILGYSLNDTIIVFDRIREGVVETKELELSEVINDSITRTLSRTTLTSLTTFFVVLTLFLFGGEIINAFSFTMLVGVVVGTYSSIFVASPILLWFGFDIKSYRAKLAEKEKRELEKEKMRAQYEGGVV; this is encoded by the coding sequence ATGGAGTTTTTTAGATACACACGCCCCTTTAACTTTATGGGACGTTCAAAAATAGCTATTGCTATCTCGATCATCTTGGTTTTATCATCGTATGCGATGTTGGCTACAAAAGGTTTAAATTACGGGATAGACTTTGCCGGCGGAACGATCGTTCAGGTAAAATACAAAGGAGCGGCTCCTATCGATAAGATGAGAGAACAACTCAAATCAAATCCATTGTACGACGGAGCTTCTATCACGGAATTCGGTTCGCCGCAGGAGGTCGTCATACGTATGAAGACATCTTCAAGCAGTGTGGGACAAGATATCGGCGACGTGACAAGAGCAGCGCTTAAAGGCAGCGGTGATTTCGAGATAAGACGTGTCGATATCGTCGGTCCGAAAGTGGGAAGCGAGCTAAGAGAAAAAGGGGTGATGTCTTTGGTCTTGGCTATCCTTGGAATACTCGTTTATGTCGCATTTAGATTTGAATGGCGTTTCGCGGTGGCTTCTGTGGCTGCACTTGTACATGACGTCTCCATATCGCTGGGTGCGATCTCTCTTGTAGGTCTGGATGTAAACTTAGACGTGCTTGCGGCAGTTCTTACGATTTTAGGATACTCTTTAAATGATACTATCATCGTTTTTGACAGGATACGTGAAGGGGTCGTCGAAACAAAAGAGCTGGAGCTGAGTGAAGTTATAAATGATTCTATTACGAGAACGCTTTCCCGTACAACGCTTACTTCACTTACGACATTTTTCGTTGTATTGACACTCTTCTTGTTCGGTGGAGAGATCATCAATGCGTTTTCCTTCACGATGCTCGTGGGTGTCGTGGTCGGTACATACTCGTCGATATTCGTGGCTTCGCCGATACTGTTATGGTTTGGATTTGATATAAAATCTTACCGTGCGAAGCTGGCTGAAAAAGAGAAACGTGAGCTTGAAAAAGAGAAAATGAGAGCTCAATACGAGGGTGGTGTAGTTTAA
- the secD gene encoding protein translocase subunit SecD, which yields MKFNYRIIIFAVAIIFGITFSLPSILQTDKGAKITLGLDLQGGLHMLLGVKTDEAVVSRIKSLASSVKHFTDHNDILIDSLSVKESSVVFSLLDSDDTKSLSEFFKKIKGVKVDVKGENYTVSLTQEEIVKTKQQAVTQAIETIRNRLDQFGLAEPIVARQGEDKILVELPGIKTQEEEQRARELISRAAKLELMAVDEDRAARVNTMSRPEASSFGDVILPDAQHKEVKHLVKEIPILDGGMLTDARVGFDKNNRPVISFTLNSEGAQIFGDFTGKNVGNHLAIVLDGKVYSAPVINERIGGGSGQISGNYSVAEAQDLAIALRSGALLAPIYLMEKRSVGPSLGADSIRDSMMALTGGFVLVFGFMIVYYRMAGIIANIALVANLFLIIAIMALFGATLTLPGMAGIVLTVGMAVDSNVIISERIRELLYNGVSMKKAIKEGYSNAMRAILDANITTLIASVVLYAYGTGAIKGFAITISIGILASMLTAILGTHGIYDMLESRVEKSKNYLFWFGIKEK from the coding sequence ATGAAGTTTAATTATAGAATAATAATCTTTGCCGTCGCAATAATCTTTGGGATCACGTTTTCTCTTCCATCCATTCTACAGACTGACAAAGGTGCTAAAATAACACTTGGCCTTGATCTTCAAGGCGGACTTCATATGCTTCTTGGAGTAAAAACCGACGAAGCCGTAGTTTCCCGTATAAAATCCCTGGCTTCCAGCGTGAAACATTTCACGGACCATAATGATATCTTGATCGACTCGCTCAGCGTGAAAGAAAGCAGTGTCGTTTTCTCTCTTTTGGATTCCGATGACACAAAATCCCTTTCCGAGTTTTTCAAAAAGATCAAAGGTGTAAAAGTCGATGTAAAAGGTGAAAACTATACGGTATCTCTAACGCAAGAAGAGATCGTCAAAACGAAACAGCAGGCTGTCACGCAGGCTATCGAAACTATCCGTAACCGTTTGGATCAGTTCGGTCTGGCTGAGCCGATCGTCGCTCGCCAGGGCGAGGACAAGATACTCGTCGAGCTTCCGGGAATAAAGACTCAAGAGGAGGAACAGCGTGCCCGCGAGCTTATCTCGCGTGCGGCAAAACTCGAACTTATGGCCGTAGATGAAGACCGCGCTGCCCGCGTAAACACGATGAGCAGACCTGAGGCATCTTCATTTGGTGACGTGATACTTCCCGATGCACAGCATAAAGAGGTGAAACATCTTGTAAAGGAGATCCCGATACTTGACGGAGGGATGCTCACAGATGCAAGAGTCGGGTTCGATAAGAATAACCGTCCCGTTATCAGTTTTACGCTCAACTCCGAAGGTGCTCAGATATTTGGAGATTTTACGGGCAAAAACGTAGGAAACCACCTTGCAATAGTGCTTGACGGCAAAGTTTATTCTGCTCCTGTCATCAACGAGCGTATAGGCGGGGGAAGTGGACAGATCAGCGGAAACTATTCGGTCGCCGAAGCACAGGATCTTGCTATCGCTCTTCGTTCGGGTGCACTTCTGGCACCGATATACCTAATGGAAAAACGTTCGGTCGGTCCGAGTCTTGGAGCGGACAGTATCAGGGACAGTATGATGGCTCTTACGGGTGGATTCGTCTTAGTATTTGGTTTTATGATCGTTTACTACCGTATGGCCGGAATCATCGCAAATATTGCACTTGTCGCCAACCTTTTCTTGATCATAGCGATCATGGCGCTCTTTGGTGCTACCTTGACGCTTCCCGGAATGGCGGGTATCGTACTCACCGTCGGTATGGCCGTCGATTCGAACGTTATTATCTCCGAGCGGATAAGAGAACTTTTATATAACGGCGTTTCTATGAAAAAAGCGATAAAAGAGGGGTATTCAAACGCGATGCGTGCAATTTTGGATGCGAACATCACTACCTTGATCGCTTCTGTCGTACTGTATGCATACGGAACGGGTGCGATCAAAGGCTTTGCTATCACCATTAGCATCGGTATTCTGGCTTCCATGTTAACGGCAATACTCGGAACGCATGGTATCTATGATATGTTAGAGAGCAGAGTGGAAAAAAGCAAGAACTATCTATTTTGGTTCGGGATTAAGGAGAAGTAA